In Fodinicola acaciae, the following proteins share a genomic window:
- a CDS encoding carbon-nitrogen hydrolase family protein — MPLTIAVAQPECVAYGVTKNAETHAAVIRQADARVVVFSELSLTGYELDAPAIAADDPRLAPMVDACAATGSIALAGAPLRGDGDTAHIATLAIDGSGAAVAYRKIHLGGGEKRFTAGEKPAVLAVDGWRLGLAICRDTGIARHAADTAALGIDAYVAGIVEDDLPALDDRVRRITTDHSVWVAIASFAGRTGGGYDRTLGRSGIWSPAGVAVARAGAEPGEFVRAEISRPAT, encoded by the coding sequence ATGCCGCTCACGATCGCCGTCGCTCAGCCGGAGTGCGTCGCGTACGGCGTCACGAAAAACGCCGAGACGCATGCCGCGGTGATTCGCCAGGCGGATGCGCGGGTCGTGGTGTTTTCCGAGCTGTCGTTGACCGGATACGAGCTGGACGCGCCGGCGATCGCCGCCGACGACCCGCGGCTGGCGCCGATGGTCGACGCGTGCGCCGCGACCGGATCGATCGCACTGGCCGGTGCTCCGCTGCGTGGCGACGGCGACACGGCACACATCGCGACGCTGGCGATCGACGGCTCCGGGGCTGCCGTCGCCTATCGCAAGATTCACCTTGGTGGCGGCGAAAAACGCTTCACCGCCGGTGAGAAACCGGCCGTGCTGGCGGTCGACGGTTGGCGGCTCGGCCTGGCGATCTGCCGGGACACCGGCATCGCGCGGCATGCCGCCGACACCGCCGCTCTCGGCATCGACGCGTACGTCGCCGGGATCGTCGAGGACGACCTGCCTGCGCTGGACGACCGCGTCCGACGGATCACCACCGACCACAGCGTGTGGGTCGCGATCGCCAGCTTCGCCGGCCGCACCGGCGGCGGTTACGACCGGACACTCGGCCGGTCCGGGATCTGGTCGCCGGCCGGTGTCGCGGTCGCGCGCGCCGGCGCCGAGCCCGGCGAGTTCGTCCGCGCGGAGATCAGCCGACCTGCGACATGA
- a CDS encoding GNAT family N-acetyltransferase — MIPLDTSPRALAFRAAYDRQIRQRPGSANGGTIDRIGPLVRKIGFDGDGLLLYQGGASGGELDELIASQIEHFGKLDRQVEWKYYTYDEPADLPDRLAAAGFVPDEPECLLIGEVAELAGESPPPEGVTLREVTGRADLERMRAMEEAVWGVPHDWLPDALTRAITDDDPATVVLAEAGDQVVSGSWIRYYTGTEFASLWGGSTLPEWRGRGIYRSLVAHRARLAAERGYRYLQVDASPDSRGILARLGLLPVAVTVPYIWRPRGD; from the coding sequence GTGATTCCACTGGACACCTCACCGCGCGCGTTGGCTTTCCGCGCCGCGTACGACCGGCAGATCCGCCAGCGGCCCGGCAGCGCCAACGGCGGCACCATCGACAGGATCGGCCCGCTGGTCCGCAAGATCGGCTTCGACGGCGACGGCCTCCTGCTCTATCAGGGTGGCGCGAGCGGCGGCGAGCTCGACGAGCTGATCGCCAGCCAGATCGAACACTTCGGCAAGCTCGACCGGCAGGTCGAGTGGAAGTACTACACGTACGACGAACCGGCCGACCTGCCGGACCGGCTGGCCGCCGCCGGTTTCGTGCCGGACGAGCCGGAGTGCCTGCTGATCGGCGAGGTCGCAGAGCTGGCCGGCGAGTCGCCGCCGCCGGAGGGCGTGACGCTGCGCGAGGTGACCGGCCGGGCCGACCTGGAGCGCATGCGGGCGATGGAGGAAGCCGTCTGGGGTGTCCCGCACGACTGGCTGCCGGACGCGCTGACCCGCGCGATCACTGACGATGACCCGGCAACGGTCGTACTCGCGGAGGCCGGCGACCAGGTCGTCAGCGGCAGCTGGATCCGCTATTACACCGGCACGGAGTTCGCCTCGTTGTGGGGTGGCTCGACGCTGCCGGAGTGGCGCGGCCGCGGCATCTACCGGTCGCTGGTCGCGCACCGGGCGCGGCTGGCCGCCGAGCGCGGCTATCGCTATCTGCAGGTCGACGCGTCACCGGACAGCCGCGGCATCCTGGCACGGCTCGGCCTGCTTCCGGTCGCGGTGACGGTGCCCTACATCTGGCGGCCGCGCGGTGACTGA
- a CDS encoding alpha/beta fold hydrolase: protein MTQTVTSADGTRIAYDVIGAGAPLVLIGGALCGREGMLPYAEALAGGFAVVNYDRRGRGASADTAPYAVRREIEDLAALIAAVGGEAAVYGHSSGAALALHAAAAGLPIDRLVLHEPPFSDDEPDGEVAALIADGRLGDAVAAHLARTGMPAEVVDGMRSGPWWGWMEANAATIPYDYEVLSARGRGGRAPVEQARDVRVPTLVLAGGESAAWMIEAGRLVAAAIPDGRQRIVSGHGHVVPPEILAPIVADFLSPLSRAVAGVPTPT, encoded by the coding sequence ATGACCCAGACCGTGACATCCGCTGACGGCACGCGCATCGCGTACGACGTGATCGGTGCCGGCGCGCCGTTGGTGCTGATCGGCGGCGCGTTGTGTGGACGTGAGGGGATGCTGCCGTACGCGGAGGCACTCGCCGGCGGTTTCGCGGTCGTCAACTATGACCGGCGGGGGCGAGGTGCGAGCGCTGACACGGCGCCGTACGCGGTGCGTCGCGAGATCGAGGATCTGGCCGCGCTGATCGCGGCGGTCGGCGGCGAGGCGGCGGTCTATGGACATTCGTCCGGTGCCGCGCTCGCGCTGCACGCCGCCGCCGCTGGCCTGCCGATCGATCGGCTCGTGCTGCATGAGCCGCCGTTCAGCGACGACGAGCCGGACGGCGAGGTGGCGGCGCTCATCGCCGACGGCCGGCTCGGTGACGCCGTGGCGGCGCACCTGGCTCGTACCGGGATGCCGGCCGAGGTCGTGGACGGCATGCGGTCCGGGCCGTGGTGGGGCTGGATGGAGGCCAATGCCGCGACCATCCCGTATGACTACGAGGTGCTGAGCGCGCGCGGTCGCGGCGGACGCGCGCCGGTGGAGCAGGCTCGCGACGTACGGGTGCCGACGCTGGTGCTCGCCGGCGGCGAGAGTGCGGCGTGGATGATCGAGGCCGGTCGGCTGGTCGCCGCGGCGATCCCGGACGGCCGGCAGCGGATCGTCTCCGGCCACGGCCACGTGGTGCCGCCGGAGATTCTGGCGCCGATCGTCGCCGACTTCCTGAGCCCTCTCAGCCGCGCAGTCGCTGGCGTACCGACTCCGACGTGA
- a CDS encoding DinB family protein, giving the protein MTDRTPLPLDGPGVKVGDPRELLLGYLDWYREALRRKLAGLTDAQLRAPVEPFGWSPIGLVQHLGWVEKRWLRWGFAAADVVAYPAGGDAEEWAIDAPTDEVWSAYEEQVRQGKAAIGDAGLQTVAKTGGRFPTEADAPPLGRILFHLLQEYARHVGQLDLLRELIDGTTGE; this is encoded by the coding sequence GTGACTGACCGTACGCCGCTGCCGCTGGACGGTCCCGGTGTGAAGGTCGGCGACCCGCGCGAGCTGCTGCTCGGCTATCTGGACTGGTATCGCGAGGCGTTGCGACGAAAACTGGCCGGCCTGACCGACGCTCAGCTGCGCGCGCCGGTCGAGCCGTTCGGCTGGTCGCCGATCGGCCTCGTGCAGCACCTCGGCTGGGTCGAGAAACGTTGGCTGCGTTGGGGGTTCGCGGCCGCTGACGTGGTCGCCTATCCGGCCGGTGGCGACGCCGAGGAATGGGCCATCGACGCACCGACCGACGAGGTGTGGTCAGCGTACGAAGAGCAGGTGCGGCAAGGAAAAGCGGCGATCGGCGACGCCGGCCTGCAAACCGTCGCGAAAACCGGCGGACGCTTTCCGACCGAGGCCGACGCACCGCCGCTGGGCCGCATTCTTTTCCATCTGCTGCAGGAATACGCGCGCCATGTCGGCCAGCTCGACCTGCTGCGCGAACTCATCGACGGCACGACCGGAGAGTGA
- the yaaA gene encoding peroxide stress protein YaaA: protein MLVLLPPSETKASGGRGRPLDLDRLSWPELTPVRRKLADALVELAADLPASLAALELSERQLDEVARNAVLWVTPTMPALHRYTGVLYDALDLGTFSRQERVKARRRLAVASALFGIVGAADPIPAYRLSGGSTLPAIGGLRALWRPVLEPVLAAVDGLVVDLRSGVYAALAPVAGAVTVRVVTEDDTGRRLTVSHHNKMYKGRLAAALVRTGREPSTVDGLVRTLSRAGFRIERSGTHDLELLTD, encoded by the coding sequence GTGCTGGTTTTGCTGCCACCGTCGGAGACCAAGGCGTCAGGCGGTCGTGGCCGTCCGCTGGATCTGGACAGGCTGTCCTGGCCGGAGCTCACCCCGGTCCGCCGCAAGCTCGCGGACGCGCTCGTCGAGCTGGCCGCCGACCTGCCGGCGAGCCTCGCGGCGCTGGAGCTGTCCGAGCGCCAGCTCGACGAGGTCGCGCGCAACGCCGTGCTGTGGGTCACGCCGACCATGCCGGCACTGCACAGATACACCGGTGTCCTGTACGACGCACTGGACCTCGGCACGTTCAGCCGGCAGGAACGGGTAAAAGCGCGCCGCCGGCTCGCGGTGGCGTCGGCGCTTTTCGGCATCGTCGGCGCCGCCGACCCGATCCCGGCATATCGACTGTCCGGCGGCAGCACGCTGCCGGCGATCGGCGGCCTGCGCGCCCTGTGGCGGCCGGTGCTGGAGCCGGTCCTGGCCGCGGTCGACGGCCTGGTCGTCGACCTGCGCTCCGGTGTGTACGCCGCGCTGGCGCCGGTCGCCGGCGCGGTGACCGTACGCGTCGTCACCGAGGACGACACCGGCCGGCGGCTGACCGTCAGCCACCACAACAAAATGTACAAAGGACGGCTCGCGGCGGCGCTGGTCCGCACCGGTCGCGAACCGTCCACTGTGGACGGTCTGGTGCGTACGCTGTCGCGGGCCGGGTTTCGCATCGAGCGATCCGGGACACACGACCTGGAGCTGCTGACCGATTAG
- a CDS encoding aminoglycoside phosphotransferase family protein: MTLDIPDEVRNSALADGHAAWLDGLPSVLDSLAQDWSLTIGATMRGGHGALVVEATLADGTPSVLKVAVPGRRGQLGHEATALELAAGKSCVRLIRRDLARDALLLERLGPAMHDVIVDHHAQHDLLCDLVAQLWRPLDDDIDLPTGADLAHRMRHRIPRLWEELARPCSAATIDDAVECADRRERAYHRRTSVLVHGDVHEANALQAEGATFKLIDPDGLRAEPACDLGTIVRCTPDSGDDLRVRTERLAARTGVDATAIWEWGTIHRVIGGLNGVRVGFQPFGNLLLAEADRLTRGTATAPRSAGRKPHRGG; the protein is encoded by the coding sequence ATGACACTCGACATCCCCGATGAGGTCCGGAACAGCGCGCTCGCCGACGGGCACGCGGCATGGCTCGACGGCCTGCCGTCTGTCCTGGACTCCTTGGCCCAGGACTGGTCGCTGACGATCGGCGCGACGATGCGCGGAGGACACGGTGCCCTGGTCGTCGAAGCCACGCTCGCCGACGGGACCCCGTCGGTCCTGAAGGTCGCGGTGCCGGGACGGCGAGGCCAGCTCGGCCACGAAGCAACCGCGCTCGAGCTCGCCGCGGGGAAGAGCTGCGTACGGCTGATCCGCCGCGACCTTGCCCGAGACGCACTCCTGCTTGAGCGGCTCGGGCCGGCGATGCACGACGTGATCGTGGACCATCACGCGCAACACGACCTGTTGTGTGACCTCGTAGCGCAACTCTGGCGCCCGCTCGACGACGACATCGACCTGCCGACCGGCGCCGACTTGGCACATCGGATGCGGCACCGCATACCGCGGCTCTGGGAGGAGCTGGCACGACCCTGTTCGGCGGCGACGATCGACGACGCCGTCGAATGTGCCGATCGCCGCGAGCGCGCTTACCACCGTCGAACGTCCGTGCTGGTGCACGGCGACGTCCATGAAGCGAACGCACTCCAAGCAGAAGGCGCCACCTTCAAGCTGATAGATCCCGACGGCCTCAGGGCGGAACCGGCATGTGACCTCGGGACCATCGTCCGTTGCACCCCCGACTCCGGCGACGACTTGCGGGTCAGGACGGAACGTCTGGCCGCTCGTACTGGCGTCGACGCCACCGCGATCTGGGAGTGGGGAACGATCCATCGCGTGATCGGCGGGCTGAACGGCGTCAGAGTCGGCTTCCAGCCCTTTGGCAACCTCCTTCTCGCCGAGGCGGATCGCCTCACGCGGGGCACGGCTACAGCGCCGCGGTCAGC